ATcttaaattgtttctttttttcagtggtggCTCCTATTTCCTTACAGTTACAGTGTGATGTAATGCAGTTTCTTGGTACcatgtttttcacttttgatTGAATGTCTTGCTAAGTCTGCTTTGGAGGCTCAAGAGTCTGATAATGCTTGTTCCCTCAGCCAGAATCTGTGCCAGACTTATGGTGTTCCCTCACCTACACTAATTCAGACTCCTGTCACCCTCCCCAGTAGCCTCTTTCTTTTGAGGGCCCTGTACAttagttttcttcttgtctCTAGCTAAGCTATATACTTTTTGTGCATATAGCATTTTTTCCCTGGTTGTCTTGTGAAGTGACATTATGTAGTCaaaaactttgttttccccttctcatAACACCTAAAAAGCTCTTGACCTTTACTTCTATTTCGTTATAGAAGATTGAGGGTGGTGAAATCTTTTCAGTAACTTGTTGTATGTGGTATGTGAGGTGTCAGCTTTGAGAACTTTGTGGAGCAGATCTCCGGTCCTTCATAAGCTGCTGGTGTAGTAGGCACCTTTAAATAGATACTATATAATATACTGCTTTTCTGTTGGTTTGCTGATTAACTGATAAGACAGCACTTCTGCAAAGGCTGTTGGCAGCTGGGCTTGCTGTGCAATTTGGAGAACAAAGTGTGACTAAAGTCTAGTTGGGAGGGAGGACAAAAATTAACTTAAAGCAATGCTGATATGACACTTTCAttcaaattttctgtttgtaaggagtctgtaatttttaatatagaGATTCTATTCCCTCTTCTTGCCTTCCCCCACCCAGATTCAATTGTGGCATGGCTGGGTTTGCATGCAGAActctaagaagaaaaaggacTGATCTGTGTGTCAGTAACTCAAAGTACAAAGCAGCCTTAGCTGTGAGCAAACTGTGAAATGTGGTTTTGGTTTCATAAAGCCAgttgtttctggttttgaagcTGGTGCAGGAGGTGGCCATTTTGCTGGAAAGTGATGTCATTTGTAGGAAGGACAGGGCAAGAATCAGGTGTGCAAGCTTCTTTGTGAGAGGCAAAGTTTCATATAGTATTTTGCTTGTTAGCACCTAATgattcttctgatttttttttttttttaattttttaaaagcacattaGAAATCTTGCTAGGGAGTTCTGTCCTTTTAGTGGTGCAGAACAGATCAGTTTGCAGCAAAATGGCTGACCTCACTGTTTAGCAGAAATGCCAGATTTTAATTTGCTTAGGCATGATGACATGGTGCTGGCTTTGTATTCTActgcaaataaaacaagtaGTATTTTCCCGGGGAACTGCGTGACGTGTACAACTAGATCTTGTTTGAGTtaggcaggaggaaaagcaaacctAAACTTAAGTTTTAGTCCAAATGAAAGTAAAAGGACATGACAGGTGAAGAGTTGGATGTCTGTTTGCAGACCTTAGCAGAATTCTGCATATGAAATTGTCAACTTGATAGTTTAGTGGCAATTGCTTAACATGCACTTTCTTTATTCTGAAAACAATTGGGTCATAAGTGCTTTGGTCTTTTATTTTAACACTGCTAGATGAATAAGTAAGAAATTCTATAAActactgtttttctgtgttcacTGTCTGAGATGGTTTACATGTAACTGTGAATTCAGGCATCCTATCTACATGTTTCTTACCAGAAATCCCAGCCTCACATTTGGGTCTTAAAGTTCCATCTGCTTGTTCTTTAACTGAGGGCAAGTAtgttttttgtaaaaacaaaatgcagcgTGACAGTAGGAGACTCTGACTTGGATATTCTTCCATGAAACAGTTGTGGTCCTTGAAAAGGAGAGCAGGGTAAATGTTCTTCAGCTTTAGTTGCAAACTTTCTCTACTCTAAGCAACACCCAACTACTCAGCAGTGGAGAGGCCACACCTGtagtgctgtgtccagttctgagctccACAGTACAAGAGAGACTGGAACATACTGGGAAGAGTCCAGAAAAGGTCCACTAAGATGAGTCAGGAACCAGAGCACCTTTCCTATAaggaaggctgggagagctaggattgttcagcctagagaaaagaaggcttaTGGAGGCTGTAtcaattgtatataaatatttgaagggAGGATGTAAAGAAGATGGAGCCgggctcttttcagtgatgggacaagaggaGATGGACACGAACTGAAGcacaggaggttccctctgaacatcacGGAACactttttactgtgagggtgaccaagcattggcacagattgcccaaagaagttggagagtctccatccttggagatgcCCAGGACCATGTACAGAAGGCTTTTGAGTAACTGGCTCTTGGTGGCCCTGCAGCcaagggggagcaggggggttggacaaAATGACTTTGCAGCCTCtaccgttctgtgattctgtgcagtTCAAAGAGGTAATCATAGTGCTTGTCATAGTTTCATGCCAATGTCTTTTCTTCTACTTACAACTAAAATTAGTATCTAAAAATGCACAGTGTCAAATCTTCTATTTCATTTATTAGATGTCCTGGAATAACATTCACGAGAATATCCATATGCTAATTCCTACTCCGGATAAAGATGATGATCCAGTTAGCCTTGATTACTCTCGCTTTGTACATCTGAGTGTTGTTCCAACCAGAGCCACCCCATTACCAGCTCTAGGGTAAGtgtgctgctttctgctgctgctctgccttcctcttgTCTGATGATTCAGGACTAAACCTTGATCTGTCTTAGCTGGGCAAACAGGGACGACGTATGGAAAAACATGATAAACAAAGAAGAGACCTATGTGAGAGATAAACTTTATCTGCAAAGGCACCCTCAGCTACAGCCTAAAATGAGGACAATCCTTCTAGACTGGCTAATGGAGGTAAGCTTTCCTGTGGTTGTGAGTGTTTCAAGTGTGCTTTTGTTGAAGTGCACTAATAACTGTCACAAGTGCACTTCATGATCTTTGCATTTAGCTCCAGATACTTGTATTCATCTTAAATTTTGTCAATAAATTGCACCAAACTTAAAGATTATATGATGTATTGAGTTGGTTTGCCAACTGACAATATATTCTGTTATTCATTTAGATTGATAGTGGATAATAATCAATTTTTACCTAACATACTGTAAGTTTTTTAAGGTCATGCTGCAAATAAAAGTTGGACAAATGATTGTGAAAGTCACTGTAGGAAGGAAGGTGGGGTAGGTTAGAGATCAGATCCATCTCACAACCTTTTTATCCATTTTTGACATGTGGAATGTGCTACACCTCCTCTCTATGTGAGTCTTTTTTGCTGTCTGGATGACTTGGTGGCACAATCTCTTAATTCTAAAGTACTTGtgagaattttctcttttgagatGTTAGAATGATGCATCTTTgcaaaaaatgaggaaataatgTTCTGACATAGTTGGAACATGTGCTTGCATTTCCTAAAAGGCTTTTCTCTAtgatctgtttttttttcttggaagtttCTGTAGTGGCACTCATCTTTATCAAAGGAAACTGTTTAACTCATGCTCTTAGTTAACATGTTACTTCACAATAGCAGTGAAGCAGAAAGCCAATATGAATTTTATGtctatctcttccttttctttgaatACATCTGTAGCATCTGGTTTTGACTCTTTAACACTGCTCTTGACCTTTGTAATCTCTGTTGTCTCTCCAGGTTTGTGAAGCCTACAAGCTTCATAGAGAAACTTTTTACTTAGCACAAGATTTCTTTGATCGGTTTATGGCAACACAACAGGATGTTGTAAAAACACTATTGCAGCTTATTGGTGTCACTTCTTTATTCATAGCAGCAAAGCTTGAGGTAAGTATCTCCAGCTTTACTCACACATAAAAGTGTGgatgcacacacagcacactCATTGTACACTAGACATGTTTCAGCAGATTTTATGGAGTTTGTTGCTATGTCTTTTTCAGCTGGgggatagaaaaaaaagaccttttttttcttttcaacactCCTGGTTTTTTAGGAGTGGGTAAAGTTATATTGTGATGTTAGCTACTTTTATCTCATTAGAGAATTCAGTGCTAGAATAAATGTGAAGTTTTAACTGCTGTTGGTAAATGAATTTTTAGCTGGCTGCTGTATACAGAGACTACTTGTTGCAGTTCTGTTGTCAGTAGCATACCTACTGCATGGTAGTCTGAGCTATTTTTTAGTTACTGGAACAAATTGAACTATTAAAATACACAGTGCTTTTCAAGTTCTTACTGTTAGTCATTTAGGAGATCTATTCTTCAGTCTGCCGTTCTCAAGTAAGAGATAAAAGGCCTTTTCTttagaatgtttaaaaaaatctggatgCCAGTTATGATACAGTCACAGTGGTGCTGTAGTCAAACATAATGCAGGTTGTACTGATCCATCCAAAGTGAAAGGTTATGATGAACAAAAATTCCGTGTCTGTTAAAGGTAGAAGAGAACATCAGGATTAGGAAATGGGAGGTGgttctttcccctcccctgctctcttTTGAAAGGTTGAAGCAGTGGTGGgttgttctttttatttctttttaaaattttttttttagtttaagaTGAGACCAGTTACAACCTGTGCCGCAAATTAAATACATGATCTCCTGTCTTCCAGGAAATTTATCCACCAAAGTTGCACCAGTTTGCCTATGTTACAGATGGAGCCTGTACAGAAGATGAAATCATCAGTATGGAGTTGATCATTATGAAGGTACTATTTAAAAGTGGAATTAGTTccacttcagtttttaaaaatgtatagcATGATCAGACTAAAAGCAGAGCACCTCACTTAATGTTATGTGGTGCTGAGAGGTACAGTTGCTCTTATTCATTAGAAAAGTCTTTTCTTTAGGTGACAAGTGATCCAAAACATCCTCTAGTCTGTGTGTATTAACAAAATGATTTGATCCCTGACCCTGTCAACAGGAAGAGGTACAGGAGAGGATTTGATTACTGTGTTTCAAAGACGCCTTAACCTACTGGGATTAGAGCTTCTGATCTGGAGTATACAAAGTTGCATGGTTTAAGTTAGGAGCTCTTTCTTGACACTGAAGTCTTGTGTATGTCTACTCTTTCAGGCTCTTAACTGGAACTTAAATCCACTGACAGTTGTATCGTGGCTAAATGTTTACATGCAAGTTGCATATTTAAACGAGCTTTACGAAGTAATGCTGCCACAATATCCTCAGCAAATATTTGTACAAATAACAGAGGTGAGACTGATTTCCTTCAAATGCTGCTTCGCCTGGAAAAAAGTGTTCTTGTGCTAC
The Chiroxiphia lanceolata isolate bChiLan1 chromosome 13, bChiLan1.pri, whole genome shotgun sequence DNA segment above includes these coding regions:
- the CCNE1 gene encoding G1/S-specific cyclin-E1 isoform X3, with the protein product MRARKRKADVATFLQDPDEEIAKMELTRKKQCANQMSWNNIHENIHMLIPTPDKDDDPVSLDYSRFVHLSVVPTRATPLPALGWANRDDVWKNMINKEETYVRDKLYLQRHPQLQPKMRTILLDWLMEVCEAYKLHRETFYLAQDFFDRFMATQQDVVKTLLQLIGVTSLFIAAKLEEIYPPKLHQFAYVTDGACTEDEIISMELIIMKALNWNLNPLTVVSWLNVYMQVAYLNELYEVMLPQYPQQIFVQITELLDLCVLDIGCLEYTYGILAASALYHFSSSELMQKVSGYEFCEIEECVKWMVPFAMALREVGSSKLKHFSGIAPEDLHNIQTHINSFDLLDRAQAKQAILAEQNRTSPFPTGVLTPPQSSKKLSSGLPSI
- the CCNE1 gene encoding G1/S-specific cyclin-E1 isoform X4, whose product is MSWNNIHENIHMLIPTPDKDDDPVSLDYSRFVHLSVVPTRATPLPALGWANRDDVWKNMINKEETYVRDKLYLQRHPQLQPKMRTILLDWLMEVCEAYKLHRETFYLAQDFFDRFMATQQDVVKTLLQLIGVTSLFIAAKLEEIYPPKLHQFAYVTDGACTEDEIISMELIIMKALNWNLNPLTVVSWLNVYMQVAYLNELYEVMLPQYPQQIFVQITELLDLCVLDIGCLEYTYGILAASALYHFSSSELMQKVSGYEFCEIEECVKWMVPFAMALREVGSSKLKHFSGIAPEDLHNIQTHINSFDLLDRAQAKQAILAEQNRTSPFPTGVLTPPQSSKKLSSGLPSI
- the CCNE1 gene encoding G1/S-specific cyclin-E1 isoform X2 — its product is MRRQSDGADEKGPARADGGGDGAMRARKRKADVATFLQDPDEEIAKMELTRKKQCANQMSWNNIHENIHMLIPTPDKDDDPVSLDYSRFVHLSVVPTRATPLPALGWANRDDVWKNMINKEETYVRDKLYLQRHPQLQPKMRTILLDWLMEVCEAYKLHRETFYLAQDFFDRFMATQQDVVKTLLQLIGVTSLFIAAKLEEIYPPKLHQFAYVTDGACTEDEIISMELIIMKALNWNLNPLTVVSWLNVYMQVAYLNELYEVMLPQYPQQIFVQITELLDLCVLDIGCLEYTYGILAASALYHFSSSELMQKVSGYEFCEIEECVKWMVPFAMALREVGSSKLKHFSGIAPEDLHNIQTHINSFDLLDRAQAKQAILAEQNRTSPFPTGVLTPPQSSKKLSSGLPSI
- the CCNE1 gene encoding G1/S-specific cyclin-E1 isoform X1; the protein is MRRQSSPSLGSDGADEKGPARADGGGDGAMRARKRKADVATFLQDPDEEIAKMELTRKKQCANQMSWNNIHENIHMLIPTPDKDDDPVSLDYSRFVHLSVVPTRATPLPALGWANRDDVWKNMINKEETYVRDKLYLQRHPQLQPKMRTILLDWLMEVCEAYKLHRETFYLAQDFFDRFMATQQDVVKTLLQLIGVTSLFIAAKLEEIYPPKLHQFAYVTDGACTEDEIISMELIIMKALNWNLNPLTVVSWLNVYMQVAYLNELYEVMLPQYPQQIFVQITELLDLCVLDIGCLEYTYGILAASALYHFSSSELMQKVSGYEFCEIEECVKWMVPFAMALREVGSSKLKHFSGIAPEDLHNIQTHINSFDLLDRAQAKQAILAEQNRTSPFPTGVLTPPQSSKKLSSGLPSI